A single region of the Silene latifolia isolate original U9 population chromosome 8, ASM4854445v1, whole genome shotgun sequence genome encodes:
- the LOC141595549 gene encoding putative mitochondrial protein AtMg00820 yields MNSDDSDKWINAMKEEMESMAKNEVWELVNLPVGHKAVGCKWVFKTKRDSLGNIERHKARLVAKGFNQKEGIDYNETFSPVSKKDSLRIILALVAHFDLELHQMDVKTAFLNGSL; encoded by the coding sequence ATGAATAGTGATGATTCCGATAAATGGATTAATGCCATGAAAGAAGAGATGGAGTCTATGGCTAAGAATGAGgtctgggagttggtcaatttacCAGTAGGTCATAAGGCTGTCGGCTGCAAGTGGGTCTTTAAGACCAAGCGCGACTCCTTAGGTAATATTGAACGACATAAAGCCAGACTGGTAGCTAAAGGCTTTAATCAGAAAGAAGgcattgattataatgaaaccttcTCTCCAGTTTCTAAGAAGGATTCTTTACGGATCATTTTAGCTTTAGTAGCTCATTTTGACTTAGagctacatcaaatggatgtgaaaacggcaTTCTTGAATGGGAGTTTGTAA